A genome region from Nocardioides cynanchi includes the following:
- the tatA gene encoding Sec-independent protein translocase subunit TatA, which translates to MRSLLIGGLGTPELLLILAVVILLFGANKLPDLARGSGRALRIFKAEVSSIDDDTKTPEQRDLEARQNAEREALEARQAAEREATTRPVEHRDDTTA; encoded by the coding sequence ATGCGCTCCCTGCTGATCGGCGGCCTCGGTACTCCCGAGCTCTTGCTCATCCTCGCCGTCGTCATCTTGCTGTTCGGGGCCAACAAGCTCCCCGACCTGGCTCGCGGCAGCGGCCGGGCCCTGCGCATCTTCAAGGCCGAGGTCTCGTCCATCGACGACGACACCAAGACCCCGGAGCAGCGCGACCTCGAGGCGCGGCAGAACGCCGAGCGCGAGGCGCTCGAGGCCCGCCAGGCCGCCGAGCGCGAGGCCACGACCCGCCCGGTCGAGCACCGCGACGACACGACCGCCTGA
- a CDS encoding helix-turn-helix transcriptional regulator: MTTSSGGAKDQVGRLLRLVPYLHGREQVSLEDAARVLAVSPEQLDKDLRVLFLCGLPGGYPDDLIDVDLDALEGEGMIRVTNADYLARPLRLSPTEATAIIVALRVLRAGAGDDTREVVDRALSKLEAAASGVAPPLVDPGDVVPSTLALRAELESAVAAGRQVRLTYYVPARDEESERVVDPHAVVTHHGVDYLDAWCHSAEAPRLFRLDRIHDARVLDTPVVTDAGETRDLSDGVFTSGDEATLVTLALQREARWVEEYYAVQATRPAPDGTSEVDLLVGDERWLQRLLLRLAPYARVVAPEDFAQGTADAVNAALALYATPAG; the protein is encoded by the coding sequence ATGACCACGTCGTCCGGTGGCGCCAAGGACCAGGTCGGCCGTCTGCTCCGGCTGGTTCCGTACCTGCACGGTCGCGAGCAGGTCTCCCTCGAGGACGCCGCGCGCGTCCTGGCGGTCTCGCCCGAGCAGCTCGACAAGGACCTGCGGGTGCTGTTCCTGTGCGGGCTGCCCGGCGGCTACCCCGACGACCTGATCGACGTCGACCTGGACGCCCTCGAGGGCGAGGGCATGATCCGGGTGACCAACGCCGACTACCTGGCCCGGCCGCTGCGGCTGAGTCCCACCGAGGCGACCGCGATCATCGTGGCCCTGCGCGTGCTGAGGGCGGGCGCCGGTGACGACACCCGCGAGGTCGTGGACCGGGCGCTGTCAAAGCTCGAGGCCGCCGCCTCCGGCGTCGCACCCCCGCTGGTCGACCCAGGAGACGTCGTACCCTCCACGCTCGCATTGCGCGCCGAGCTGGAGAGTGCGGTCGCCGCAGGGCGACAGGTGCGACTGACCTACTACGTGCCGGCGCGGGACGAGGAGTCGGAGCGGGTCGTCGACCCGCACGCCGTGGTGACTCACCACGGGGTCGACTACCTCGACGCTTGGTGCCACAGTGCCGAGGCGCCGCGGTTGTTCCGGCTCGACCGGATTCATGACGCGAGGGTCCTCGACACCCCGGTCGTGACCGACGCCGGTGAGACCCGGGACCTCTCGGACGGGGTGTTCACCAGCGGTGACGAGGCGACCCTGGTGACGCTCGCGCTCCAGCGCGAGGCGCGCTGGGTCGAGGAGTACTACGCCGTCCAGGCGACGCGGCCGGCTCCGGACGGTACGTCGGAGGTCGATCTGCTGGTGGGTGACGAACGGTGGCTCCAGCGGCTGCTGCTGCGACTGGCGCCGTACGCACGTGTGGTCGCGCCGGAGGACTTCGCCCAGGGAACCGCCGACGCCGTCAACGCGGCTTTGGCCCTGTACGCAACACCCGCGGGCTAG
- a CDS encoding helix-turn-helix transcriptional regulator yields MSAPKTERLLNLLIMLLVQRHFVPKERIRSILYPGASSDAFEKMFERDKEELRSLGVPIEVGQMDAYFDDEPGYRIRADEFALPEISLESDEAAVVALATKVWEHARLAEATTDAVTKLTAAGIDLDLGALDIAQPRLSADEPSFDAFWEATISRRRVTFDYRRPGYDAALTRHLEPWGVVRFSGRWYVVGLDTDRGEERVFRLSRVVGPATASGPPGAFEIPPGTDVREMARRLAPVSPSEPAVVLVRPGAGAALRRLAADVDRGVPGPDGTDAWDRLALPGGAQDDELLALGPDVYVESPASLRSSVVARLEAAAKALA; encoded by the coding sequence ATGAGCGCGCCGAAGACCGAGCGTCTGCTCAACCTCCTGATCATGCTGCTCGTCCAGCGGCACTTCGTCCCGAAGGAACGGATCCGTTCGATCCTCTACCCGGGCGCGTCGAGCGACGCCTTCGAGAAGATGTTCGAGCGCGACAAGGAGGAGCTGCGCAGCCTCGGCGTACCCATCGAGGTGGGCCAGATGGACGCCTACTTCGACGACGAGCCGGGCTACCGGATCCGTGCGGACGAGTTCGCTCTGCCGGAGATCTCGCTGGAGTCCGACGAGGCGGCAGTGGTGGCCTTGGCCACCAAGGTCTGGGAGCACGCCCGACTGGCTGAGGCCACGACCGACGCGGTCACCAAGCTGACCGCCGCGGGGATCGACCTCGACCTCGGTGCCCTCGACATCGCCCAGCCGCGGCTGAGCGCCGACGAGCCGTCGTTCGACGCGTTCTGGGAGGCGACGATCAGCCGGCGCCGGGTCACGTTCGACTACCGCCGCCCCGGGTACGACGCCGCCCTGACCCGTCATCTCGAGCCGTGGGGCGTGGTCCGGTTCTCCGGGCGTTGGTACGTCGTCGGGCTGGACACCGACCGCGGCGAGGAGCGGGTCTTCCGCCTGTCCCGGGTCGTCGGTCCGGCCACGGCCTCGGGTCCTCCCGGTGCCTTCGAGATCCCGCCGGGCACCGACGTCCGTGAGATGGCCCGCAGGCTGGCACCGGTGTCACCCAGCGAGCCGGCCGTCGTCCTGGTCCGGCCCGGAGCCGGCGCCGCGCTCCGGCGGCTCGCCGCCGACGTGGACCGCGGTGTTCCCGGCCCCGACGGCACCGACGCGTGGGACCGTCTCGCCCTGCCCGGGGGCGCGCAGGACGACGAGCTCCTGGCCCTCGGCCCGGACGTGTACGTCGAGTCCCCGGCCTCGCTCCGCTCGTCCGTGGTGGCGCGGCTCGAGGCCGCCGCGAAGGCGCTGGCATGA
- a CDS encoding FKBP-type peptidyl-prolyl cis-trans isomerase, translating to MTAAVLAGCGSTSSTPTSTGSTGSSSSPTSSASVGGPGLESVTITGPVGSSPTVKFTGATTNTATATKTLVTGKGAKLKQGDSLIVHTVIADGSTQKTVANSYTDHQPQVVALAKSVSSIFLDALVGQRVGSRVVIYTPASAVFGAQGNPQIGIKSTDNVLIVFDLVGQPVTQPDGAKHASPAWAPKIVKTKHLITGLDFTKTPKPDGKLRSVALRTGTGPKVKAGQTVFARYLGQVYKGSKPFDQNFDAQTPTPFQIGVGAVVSGWDKTLVGQHVGSEVVLAIPPKEGYGAKGQPTVGIKGTDTLYFVVDIVGAA from the coding sequence GTGACCGCTGCGGTCCTCGCCGGCTGCGGAAGCACGAGCAGCACCCCAACCAGCACCGGCAGCACCGGCAGCAGCAGCTCGCCGACCAGCTCGGCCAGTGTGGGTGGCCCCGGCCTGGAGTCGGTGACGATCACCGGCCCGGTGGGCAGCTCGCCGACGGTGAAGTTCACCGGGGCGACGACCAACACCGCCACCGCGACCAAGACGCTGGTGACGGGCAAGGGTGCCAAGCTCAAGCAGGGTGACTCCCTGATCGTGCACACGGTGATCGCCGACGGCTCCACCCAGAAGACGGTCGCCAACTCCTACACCGACCACCAGCCCCAGGTGGTCGCCCTCGCCAAGTCGGTGAGCTCGATCTTCCTCGACGCCCTGGTCGGCCAGCGGGTCGGCTCCCGCGTGGTGATCTACACGCCTGCGTCGGCGGTCTTCGGCGCGCAGGGCAACCCGCAGATCGGCATCAAGAGCACCGACAACGTGCTGATCGTCTTCGACCTGGTCGGCCAGCCGGTCACCCAGCCCGACGGCGCCAAGCACGCGTCCCCGGCGTGGGCGCCGAAGATCGTGAAGACGAAGCACCTGATCACCGGCCTGGACTTCACGAAGACGCCCAAGCCGGACGGGAAGCTGCGCTCGGTGGCGCTGCGGACCGGCACCGGCCCCAAGGTCAAGGCCGGGCAGACCGTCTTCGCCCGCTATCTCGGCCAGGTCTACAAGGGCAGCAAGCCCTTCGACCAGAACTTCGACGCCCAGACACCGACGCCGTTCCAGATCGGGGTCGGCGCGGTCGTGAGCGGCTGGGACAAGACCCTGGTCGGCCAGCACGTAGGGTCCGAGGTGGTGCTCGCCATCCCGCCCAAGGAGGGCTACGGCGCCAAGGGCCAGCCCACGGTCGGCATCAAGGGCACCGACACCCTCTACTTCGTGGTGGACATCGTCGGGGCCGCCTGA
- the tatC gene encoding twin-arginine translocase subunit TatC — protein MSGVIDLLRGKPHNPVGPDGRMALSDHFRELRARLIRSTLILVVLFFVAIYFYDHLLTVVQHPYTQAQKNLPDSVKTEQVVNDATGGLLLQMKLCGMVALIAASPYWLYQIWAFVLPGLHENEKKYSRMFAAVAGPLFLGGVALGYYILPKGLTVLISFTPKGVTNLIDFSKYFSFMMRMLLVFGIAMEIPLFVVLLNLAGVVSGQALGRHRPWIVIGTMIFAAVATPSTDPFSMLMLAVPMLALFALSEIIARVSDRMRGRGAHAPNRTDQWADDQASTL, from the coding sequence ATGAGCGGGGTCATCGACCTCCTGCGCGGCAAACCGCACAACCCGGTCGGTCCGGACGGCCGGATGGCCCTGTCGGACCACTTCCGGGAGCTGCGGGCGCGGCTGATCCGCTCGACGCTGATCCTGGTCGTCCTGTTCTTCGTCGCCATCTACTTCTACGACCACCTGCTCACCGTCGTGCAGCACCCGTACACCCAGGCACAGAAGAACCTCCCCGACAGCGTCAAGACCGAGCAGGTCGTCAACGACGCCACCGGTGGTCTCCTCCTCCAGATGAAGCTGTGCGGCATGGTCGCCCTGATCGCAGCCAGCCCCTACTGGCTGTACCAGATCTGGGCGTTCGTGCTGCCCGGGCTGCACGAGAACGAGAAGAAGTACTCCCGGATGTTCGCGGCGGTCGCCGGCCCGCTCTTCCTCGGTGGCGTCGCGCTGGGCTACTACATCCTGCCCAAGGGCCTGACCGTGCTGATCTCGTTCACGCCGAAGGGCGTGACCAACCTGATCGACTTCTCCAAGTACTTCTCCTTCATGATGCGGATGCTGCTGGTCTTCGGCATCGCGATGGAGATCCCCTTGTTCGTGGTGCTGCTCAACCTGGCCGGGGTCGTCAGCGGTCAGGCGCTGGGCAGGCACCGGCCCTGGATCGTGATCGGCACGATGATCTTCGCCGCCGTGGCGACGCCGTCCACCGACCCGTTCTCGATGCTGATGCTGGCGGTCCCGATGCTCGCGCTGTTCGCGCTGTCCGAGATCATCGCCCGGGTCTCCGACCGGATGCGCGGTCGTGGCGCCCATGCACCCAACCGCACCGACCAGTGGGCCGACGACCAGGCCTCGACCCTGTGA
- the pafA gene encoding Pup--protein ligase, whose product MDRRIFGIENEYGVTCTFKGQRRLSPDEVARYLFRKVVSWGRSSNVFLRNGARLYLDVGSHPEYATPECDDVAELVTHDKAGERVLEGLLKDAEQRLHDEGIQGETYLFKNNTDSAGNSYGCHENYLVSRAGEFNRLADVLIPFLVTRQILVGAGKVTQTARGASYAVSQRAEHIWEGVSSATTRSRPIINTRDEPHADAERFRRLHVIVGDSNMSETTTLLKVASCDLVLRMIEEGVVMRDLTMENPIRAIREISHDVTGSRKVRLANGREASALDIQHEYLSKARNFVDRRDISTPVIEQALELWERGLKAVESDDLGLVERELDWVIKWKLIDRYRAKHGLPLGHPRVAQLDLAYHDIRRDRGLYYLLEKRGAVARVTTDLKIFRAKSVPPQTTRARLRGEFIRKAQERRRDFTVDWVHLKLNDQAQRTVLCKDPFRAYDERVQRLIDGM is encoded by the coding sequence GTGGACCGTCGGATCTTCGGGATTGAGAACGAGTACGGCGTCACGTGCACGTTCAAAGGGCAGCGGCGGCTGAGCCCCGACGAAGTCGCTCGCTACCTGTTCCGCAAGGTGGTCAGCTGGGGCCGGAGCTCCAACGTCTTTCTGCGCAACGGCGCCCGGCTCTACCTCGACGTCGGGAGCCACCCCGAGTACGCGACGCCGGAGTGCGACGACGTCGCCGAGCTGGTCACCCACGACAAGGCGGGGGAGCGGGTCCTCGAGGGACTGCTCAAGGACGCCGAGCAGCGTCTTCACGACGAGGGCATCCAGGGCGAGACCTACCTGTTCAAGAACAACACCGACTCCGCCGGCAACTCCTACGGCTGCCATGAGAACTACCTGGTCAGCCGAGCGGGGGAGTTCAACCGGCTCGCCGACGTCCTGATCCCGTTCCTGGTCACCCGGCAGATCCTGGTGGGTGCCGGCAAGGTGACGCAGACCGCGCGCGGTGCGTCGTACGCCGTGAGCCAGCGCGCGGAGCACATCTGGGAAGGCGTCAGCAGCGCCACCACCCGGTCCCGGCCGATCATCAACACCCGCGACGAGCCGCACGCCGACGCCGAGCGCTTCCGCCGGCTGCACGTGATCGTCGGCGACTCCAACATGAGCGAGACCACGACGCTGCTCAAGGTGGCCAGCTGCGATCTCGTGCTACGGATGATCGAGGAGGGCGTGGTGATGCGCGACCTCACCATGGAGAACCCGATCCGGGCGATCCGCGAGATCAGCCACGACGTCACCGGCTCCCGCAAGGTGCGGCTCGCCAACGGCCGCGAGGCCAGCGCCCTCGACATCCAGCACGAGTACCTCTCCAAGGCGCGCAACTTCGTGGACCGTCGCGACATCTCCACCCCGGTGATCGAGCAGGCCCTCGAACTGTGGGAGCGCGGGCTCAAGGCGGTGGAGTCAGACGACCTCGGCCTGGTCGAGCGCGAGCTCGACTGGGTGATCAAGTGGAAGCTGATCGACCGCTACCGCGCCAAGCACGGCCTGCCGCTCGGCCATCCGAGGGTGGCCCAGCTCGACCTCGCCTACCACGACATCCGGCGCGACCGCGGGCTGTACTACCTGCTCGAGAAGCGCGGGGCGGTGGCGCGGGTGACCACCGACCTGAAGATCTTCCGGGCCAAGTCCGTGCCTCCGCAGACGACGCGCGCGCGGCTGAGGGGCGAGTTCATCCGCAAGGCGCAGGAGCGCCGGCGCGACTTCACCGTCGACTGGGTGCACCTCAAGCTCAACGACCAGGCCCAGCGCACCGTCCTGTGCAAGGACCCGTTCCGCGCGTACGACGAACGGGTGCAGCGGCTGATCGACGGCATGTGA